GTTCAGTTGGTTAGAATACCGGCCTGTCACGCCGGGGGTCGCGGGTTCGAGTCCCGTCCACTCCGCCATTATTTCGAATAAGCCCTGTCCTTTGGACAGGGCTTTTTTCGTTTCTGGCGTTTGGGAAAATGGCAGTTGCGATATATGCGTCGTTGCGGGAGTGAAGGATGAGCGAGCCGATAGTGGTGAAGCGTCAGTTCAGTTAGTTGACTCCTCATTTACAACTCAGCGGCCTGTCACGCCGGGGTCGCGGGTTCGAGTCCCGTCCACTCCGCCATTATTTCGAATAAGCCCTGTCCTTTGGACAGGGCTTTTTTCGTTTCTGGCGTTTGGGAAAATGGCAGTTGCGATATATGCGTCGTTGCGAGAGTGAAGGATGAACGAGTCGATAGTGGTGAAGCGTCAGTTCAGTTAGTTGACTCCTTATTTACAACTCAGCGGCCTGTCACGCCGGGGGGCGCGGGTTCGAGTCCCGTCCACTGGGCCATTATTTCGAATAAGCCCTGTCCTTTGGACAGGGCTTTTTTCGTTTCTGGCGTTTGGGAAAATGGCGGTTGCGATATATGCGTCGTTGCGGGAGTGAAGGATGAACGAGTCGATAGTGGTGAAACACCAGTTCTGTTGGTTTGATTCTGGTATCTGAAAAGCTTAATACGCAGGACAAATCGACGGCATTGTAGGCTTCCGCAAATTGAGTGCTCACTAAAGCAGGCTATGGTGAATCTAGCCAGGTTCTCGAAGGGTATCTTTCTACCAATATCAGCTGTTATCCCTTACTATTCTGCACTGCAAATCCCTTTGATGAAGTGGTGTTATGTCGCTGTCTGTTTCTACCTCCCAAGACCTGTCTCAATGGCATACTTTTGGCCTTCCTGCGCAAGCTAATCATGCTGTCACTGTTACCTCTATTGAGGAACTGAAACAGGCATTGCAGCTCGAGCAGTACCGCTCACTGCCTAAGTTGATTTTGGGTGGTGGCAGTAATGTCTTATTTACCGAATCTTTTACAGGGCTACTTATCCGGAACCGGATCATGGGTAAGCGCGTTGAATCACATGATGATAACTTCGAACTGCATATTGGTGCGGGCGAGGAGTGGGATCCTTTGGTTCGTTGGTGTCTAGACCAAGGGATTGCTGGATTAGAAAACTTGGGGTTGATTCCCGGAACCATGGGCGCGGCGCCTATTCAAAATATCGGCGCCTACGGCGTTGAACTTGCTGATTATTGCAGCTACGTCGATTACTTGGATCTAGAATTAATGACTTTGATACGAGTTGATGCAGCCAGTTGTAATTTCGGCTATCGCGATTCGATCTTTAAGCGAGAATTACTCGGAAATGCCGTGATCTGCGCGGTAGGCTTGACTATCCCCAAGCAGTGGCAACCACAGCTACGCTACGGCCCATTACAGCAGCTACAACAGCCTACTCCGCAGCAGATCTATGACGAGGTGGTTGCGGTACGACAAAGTAAACTGCCTGACCCTGATCAATTAGGTAATGCCGGTAGCTTCTTTAAAAATCCACTGATCAGCAAACAACAGTATCAGTTGTTGCAACAGCAATTTGGCGATATTCCAGGTTATGGTGACGATAACGCAGTTAAGGTCCCCGCAGGTTGGCTTATCGATAAATGCGGCTTGAAAGGGCACCAGATTGGGGGGGCTGCTGTTCATCAGTTGCAGGCGCTGGTATTAGTTAATATCGGTAATGCTGTTGCTGAGGATGTTTTAGCGCTTGCTCGCCTTGTTATCGATTCGGTTGAGCAACGTTATGGCATTGAGCTTGAGCCCGAGGTTAGGATATTAGATAGCCACGGCAATAAGGGCTTTAAGCGATGATAAGTGAGACCAGACAACGCTTAATCCAACTGTTAGCAGATGGTGAATTTCGCTCTGGTGAATGGTTAGCGGAGCATTTAGGGTTAAGCCGTGCTGCCATCCATAACAATATTGAGGCGCTGGCCGAGCTTGGTTTAGAGATCTACCGAGTTAAAGGCAAGGGCTATCGATTGGAACGGCCATTAAGCTTGCTGGATGGAGCGGTTGTGAATCAACAACGACAAGCACCTTTGCACCTCTTTTGGCAAATTGACTCGACCAACGCTTACCTGATGAAGCGTAAGCATCTATGTACTAATGGCGAAGCGTGTTTGGCCGAGATGCAAACCGCGGGGCGTGGGCGTCGGGGGAGAGAGTGGGTGTCACCTTTGGCTTGCCATATTTACTTGTCCTATTTCCATCGACTGGAACAAGGAATGGCGGCGGCAGCCGGATTGAGTTTGGCTGTTGGGGTGATGTTAGTAGAGGCATTGGAACAAGCTGGTTTTGACGGAGTCGGATTGAAGTGGCCAAACGATCTCTACCTTGATAACAAAAAATTGGCCGGGATTTTGGTTGAGTTAAACGGTCAGTTTGGCGAACCAGCTGAGGTTGTGGTTGGTTGTGGGGTTAATGTCAGCATGCCAAGTGGTGTTGCTACTGCGATTGATCAGCCATGGCAAGAGTTGCAATTCCTACAAGAAGGCTTGATCGATCGTAGTCGTTTGGCATCGACGATACTGCGACATTTAGATGCTGGGCTTACCGAGTTTGAACACAGTGGATTGGCGCCGTTTGTGGTGCGATGGCAGCAGCGGGATCAATTTGCAGGTAGAGCCGTGAAGTTGTTAGTCGGCGAGAATACGATACGAGGTACAGCAGCAGGTATCGATCTGCAGGGTAATTTGCTGCTCAATATTGATGGCGAGATCAAAGCCTTCGCAGCAGGCGAAATATCAATGCGGGCTGATTAACCCCGCAGTCGGATCTGTTGGATTAAGTGGTCTTTGCCCTTGGTTAGGATCAATCGAGCCCGCTCTCTTGTTGGTTCGATGTTGTTGCGTAGGTTGGTGCCGTTAATCTGTTCCCAGATCTTGTCGGCAGTCTTCTCCGCTTCAGTTTCAGTCAGTTTAGCGTAGTGATTGAAGTAGCTGCGCGGGTCCTGAAATGAGCCCTTCCTAAAGCTTTGGAAGCGATTTACATACCACTGTTTTAACAGAGATTCTTCAGCGTCAACGTAGATGGAAAAGTCGACGTAATCGGAGACAAATGGACGCTCTGAGAATTGCGGATAATCGATGGCACTCTGCAATACATTGAGCCCTTCGAGAATCAGAATATCTGGTTGCCGAATCGGTTGAGTTTCTTTGATGCGGTCGTATTCTAAGTGCGAGTAGATCGGTGCTTCAGCATCTTCCCCACAACGGACGTTACGAACAAAATCCAGCAGCATGCGGATATCGTAACTTTCTGGAAAGCCCTTTCTACTCAGCAGATTTTTCTGTTTGAGTTCTGCCAATGGCATCAGAAAACCGTCGGTGGTGACTAATTCGACCTTGGGGTGTTCGGGCCAACGTTGTAATAAGGCCTGCAGAATACGTGCCGAGGTACTTTTGCCAACGGCAACCGAGCCAGCAACACTAATTATGTATGGACTATGGCTTGGCTTACGGCCGAGAAATTGTTCAAGTACATCACCGCGACGTTGTTTTGCGTTTACATACAAGTTAAGTAAACGGGATAACGGCAGGTAGATCGTCTCAACTTCTTCTAATGAGATATTCTCATTAATACCACGCAGTTGCTGCAACTCTGCTTCGCTCAATGGTAACGGCACAGCGGCGCGTAATGTAGCCCATTGGTCGCGACTAAAGGCTTGGTAGGCGTAGTCTTTAGTGGATTGATTCACGTTGATTTTCTCCTGCTAATGCGATCGCGACTATACAATTGGAACCGCTAAAGGTACAGCAACTTAACCGGTGGCAAGAGGCATCGTATATTTTGCCTGCACTTTAGCAAATGATCGTTTAAAAGCTGCGCAAACGGGCAATATCTGCGTTTTTTTTTAAATTAACTATTGCGCTAACCCAAGGCATTTTCTATCATGCGCTCCGCATCGACGAGATGCATCGCCGTTATAGCTCAGTAGGTAGAGCAACTGACTTGTAATCAGTAGGTCCCGAGTTCGACTCTTGGTGACGGCACCAAATTTGGAGGGGTTCCCGAGTGGCCAAAGGGACCAGATTGTAAATCTGATGGCACTGCCTTCGGTGGTTCGAATCCACCTCCCTCCACCATATTACTTCCTAGGTGATATTCATCATCAGGAATCGCGGGCATCGTATAATGGCTATTACCCTAGCCTTCCAAGCTAGAGATGCGGGTTCGATTCCCGCTGCCCGCTCCAAATTGATGTGCTGATATAGCTCAGTTGGTAGAGCGCACCCTTGGTAAGGGTGAGGTCCCCAGTTCGACTCTGGGTATTAGCACCATTCTTTCGCAAAAAAATACGTTTCCTCTTGATTTAGCTAAGTGCTAACCAAGAGGTTTTGTCGTGTCTGCGCAATAAGTGAAACCCTAGTTTTAATTTCGCTGGTTTAACACCACTGTTTTTCGGTGGATGTTAATGATTAACCAAGCGTATGGCGGAAGTCGGTATTATACTTTCTTCCAAATAAACCAAGACCAAAGTGGCAAGTCCGCTTAGTTTGACCGAGGCACAACATGTCTAAAGAAAAGTTTGAACGTACGAAACCGCACGTTAACGTTGGTACTATTGGCCACGTTGACCACGGTAAAACCACTCTGACCGCTGCAATCACCAACGTGCTGGCAAAGCACATGGGTGGCGAAGCTAAAGCTTTTGATCAGATCGATAACGCTCCAGAAGAGCGCGAGCGTGGTATCACCATCGCAGCTTCTCACGTTGAGTACGACACTGAGATCCGTCACTACGCACACGTAGATTGCCCAGGACACGCTGATTACGTTAAAAACATGATCACCGGTGCTGCTCAAATGGACGGCGCTATCCTGGTTTGTGCAGCAACTGATGGCCCAATGCCACAGACTCGTGAGCACATCCTGCTGTCTCGTCAGGTAGGCGTACCTTACATCATCGTGTTCCTGAACAAGTGTGACATGGTAGATGACGAAGAGCTGCTTGAGCTGGTAGAAATGGAAGTTCGTGAACTTCTGTCTGAGTACGATTTCCCAGGTGATGACACTCCAGTAATTCAGGGTTCTGCTCTGAAAGCCCTAGAAGGCGAAGCTG
The genomic region above belongs to Ferrimonas lipolytica and contains:
- the murB gene encoding UDP-N-acetylmuramate dehydrogenase, whose amino-acid sequence is MSLSVSTSQDLSQWHTFGLPAQANHAVTVTSIEELKQALQLEQYRSLPKLILGGGSNVLFTESFTGLLIRNRIMGKRVESHDDNFELHIGAGEEWDPLVRWCLDQGIAGLENLGLIPGTMGAAPIQNIGAYGVELADYCSYVDYLDLELMTLIRVDAASCNFGYRDSIFKRELLGNAVICAVGLTIPKQWQPQLRYGPLQQLQQPTPQQIYDEVVAVRQSKLPDPDQLGNAGSFFKNPLISKQQYQLLQQQFGDIPGYGDDNAVKVPAGWLIDKCGLKGHQIGGAAVHQLQALVLVNIGNAVAEDVLALARLVIDSVEQRYGIELEPEVRILDSHGNKGFKR
- the birA gene encoding bifunctional biotin--[acetyl-CoA-carboxylase] ligase/biotin operon repressor BirA, whose translation is MISETRQRLIQLLADGEFRSGEWLAEHLGLSRAAIHNNIEALAELGLEIYRVKGKGYRLERPLSLLDGAVVNQQRQAPLHLFWQIDSTNAYLMKRKHLCTNGEACLAEMQTAGRGRRGREWVSPLACHIYLSYFHRLEQGMAAAAGLSLAVGVMLVEALEQAGFDGVGLKWPNDLYLDNKKLAGILVELNGQFGEPAEVVVGCGVNVSMPSGVATAIDQPWQELQFLQEGLIDRSRLASTILRHLDAGLTEFEHSGLAPFVVRWQQRDQFAGRAVKLLVGENTIRGTAAGIDLQGNLLLNIDGEIKAFAAGEISMRAD
- the coaA gene encoding type I pantothenate kinase codes for the protein MNVNQSTKDYAYQAFSRDQWATLRAAVPLPLSEAELQQLRGINENISLEEVETIYLPLSRLLNLYVNAKQRRGDVLEQFLGRKPSHSPYIISVAGSVAVGKSTSARILQALLQRWPEHPKVELVTTDGFLMPLAELKQKNLLSRKGFPESYDIRMLLDFVRNVRCGEDAEAPIYSHLEYDRIKETQPIRQPDILILEGLNVLQSAIDYPQFSERPFVSDYVDFSIYVDAEESLLKQWYVNRFQSFRKGSFQDPRSYFNHYAKLTETEAEKTADKIWEQINGTNLRNNIEPTRERARLILTKGKDHLIQQIRLRG